TTCCTGCTGCCATATCTGGTGAGATTACCAGTGTGGGTGTGGTAATTGTTGAAGTGGAAGAATCCATCGCAATTGAGCTGGTCCTTATCTTGCTAGCTGTATTTGTGATACTTGGGTTCCCGTCCTGTGAATTGTAAATCTTGTATGGTTTCTTATTAGGCGATTGTTGCTGTACTTGTTGTCCTTGTCCCTGGTGTATCTGTGTTGCTATCTTTGGCAAGGAGTGTATACCTTGGCTGGAGTTGCTGACCACGGAGGCCCTTCGACTAGACCTAGCCGATGTGCTAGTAGGGCTTGGCACCGGCGCAAAAGAGATTGTGTTGTTGCCGCTGGAAGGCTGTTTTGGCACGCCTGTGGAGTTCTTGCCGAATGCGTTCAAGTTAGTGAGTGGGGAAATGCCGGGACTCAGAGGGCCCATACTCAGCACCGGGTTCTGCATCATCGAGTCGAACGTCAACCCCGTATGGTGCTGCATGAGACTCTCCGGTCCACCAATCCTCGAGCTCATGTACCCGGACTGCGGCGACGTGGTGTGGAACCCTGGCGGCGTGCCCACATTGCTGCCACTGCCACTGCCAGTAACAGCACCAGCAGCACCGGCAGCGTCCCGAGGGTTGTAGTGGTACATGTACGGGTTTCTGGCATCTGAACTCGAGGACCTCGACCGCGCAGGCAAATACTCCTTCGCCAACCTCCGCGAGCCAGTACCAGTGCCAGTGCCAGTGCCAGTACCACCACCAGTACCAGTACCAGTACCAGTACCAGGAGTGCCAGTACTATCTGCTGGTTTATGACTAAAGTAATCCGAATTGGACATCTGGTGTTCTTTAGAAGTGGAAAGAGAGGGAAAAACAATTGGGTCCTATTTATACTCTAgttctttttcttgtaattgAGGGAGGGGGGAGAGAAACAACCTATTTGTTATTCGCCAGATCTGGGTATCTGTACGTAGAATTCTAAAAAAACAGCGGTGTACCTAGCCGCCGAAATGTAAAGTTGAAAAGGGGCgaaaacaaaaagttgGGGTAACGTAGCGCTGTTAGATCTCGCCCAGAAGGGAAAGCAGAGTATTGATGGCGGCTATTCTGAAGAATCCCTTCCCTTTCGCCGTTACGCTGGGGTTTTCCTAAAGTTTTTGTGTCTTGTGGCAGAAGCGGGAACTTCCCGGACGAAAAACCTAGACCTGCTCTCCCCCCCAACGCTCCACGCGTCTCGTTGCGAGGTATTCGTCTGCCAAAGAAACGTGTGTCTCTGGGTGTGTCTGTCTATGTGAAGGGCCGGTGCGGATGCGAAGAAGATGGGGGCAGGGACAAGGTTAAACCCATACACACAGTGTTAACGCGCAGCGTGTGGTCCTTCTGATGTGCTGTGAGACTGCTGCAGGACACGAAATTTATTTGCCATTTCGTGTCATGGTACCTTTGCTTCTGGAAGTGGGGGGAAGGCAGGGTAAAGCTGAAAAATCTATTTTTAGATTATTAGTTACCCGGCTGTTACGTGTTTGGGAGTTCGATTCTTGCCGGGAGCGGAAATTCCAGCTGGAAGGTTCTCATTTttaaggaaaaaaaaaaaaaggaagaaggTAACAAAATTCAAAACATGATGTAGAGCTAGACCAAGAACGGGTACTAGAGTACAGAAAGGGTATAAGGTGCTTGAAGTGGGTGCTTTTGGGTCAGGCGGGAGGGGGCAAAACAGCGAGAGAATGGAGCTGGATGAGTGTTTGGAGCGGTTGTACCGGGGCCAGTTGCTGCCGGAAGTGACAGTGCAGGCGCTATGCTTCAAGCTGAAGGAGTTGCTGGTGCGGGAGTCCAATGTGATACACATCCGGACGCCTGTGACTGTGGTTGGGGACATGCATGGGCAGTTCCACGACATGCTGGAAATATTCGAGATAGGCGGGAGGGTGCCCGACACCAACTACCTTTTCCTAGGTGATTATGTGGACCGTGGGCTGTACAGCGTAGAGACGATGATGCTGCTCGTGGTTTTGAAGCTGCGGTATCCGAGCCGGATACACCTGCTGCGCGGAAACCACGAGTCCCGGCAGATCACGCAGAGCTACGGGTTCTACACGGAGTGTCTTAACAAGTACGGCGGTAGTCCCAAAGTGTGGCAGTACATCACTGATCTCTTCGATTACTTGGTGCTGTGCTGTATTATAGACGACGAAATATTCTGCGTGCACGGCGGGCTGTCACCAAACGTACAGACTATCGACCAGATTAGAATTATAGACAGATTTAGGGAGATCCCGCACGATGGCGCAATGGCCGACCTTGTATGGTCCGATCCCGAGGACGATGAGAAGATTCTGGACAAGAGCCCCTCGGACCTCGATTACTACACTGCACACTTATCATCATCACAGCACTTCCAGGTGTCTCCAAGAGGTGCAGGTTACACCTTTGGACGCAGCGTGGTAGAAAAGTTCCTGCACTCTAACAATATGTCAAGAATATACAGAGCTCACCAGCTGTGCAACGAAGGATACCAGGTGTATTTCAATGGATTGGTGACTACTGTGTGGTCAGCACCAAATTACTGTTACAGGTGTGGCAACAAAGCCTCTATCTTAGAACTCTACAGCAAGGATAACTTCTACTTTAACGTCTTCGAAGAAGCACCCGAGAACAAACAGCTCAATGAGAACGCTAATCAAATTATAAACACTAAGGCTATCCAGGACTACTTCGGCTCGAGTTCCAACCTTGAAAGCGAACCTACCCAAGTCGACTTATTTTCGGATGAATACCAGGCAAAATATGCAATGTCGAGGCACGTTGAGTATTTTTTATGACTTGTTGTTAATGCATTCTTTAGTGtaggttttttttttttctttacaaAGCGAAATTGCATTCAAACATATTATCCAGCATTTATTAAtcacaaacaaacaaaagtatttaatttttaacTTCTGTTGATAGAGCTTGCTTTTTAATTATACTAAATATAAACCCtaattaattatatatcCACCAAAGCACCTAATTACAAACAATTTATCACGAGTAGTATAATTCTAGGTTAGTATTATCATGCACTTCGTAATCATACAATGTAATGTGATCTTTCAAGACACTGCCACCTTTTTGTAGTACAATCTTCGACGGTTGCATCCCTAGTTGAACCGATAAAACCTTTTTAAAGTCGCCAACAGTGTCATCCTCGAGACACTTCACCCGGATCTTTTTGCCAAGTCTATCATTTACCAGAACTTctatcatattttattagcACCTTTCAGCAGATCAGAATTTTCTATACTTACTTTTTGCTGTTCTCACAATTAGAAACTTTTACTCAtcgagctcatcgcttctgaaatttttcattttatcaGGAGGATTCAACAGAAGTAGTTCAATAATAGTAAATTTCGTCGAATCAAAGAAACCAAATATCAATAGACGTTACCAACAAGTGTAGTCATTCACAGAGCCTAACCCAAGCTTGATGCACATTAACGTCCTTTTTATAGACTCGTATGACTCCTTCACTTACAATGTGGTGAGACTCATCGAGGAACAAAGCGTTGAAGGATTGGGGGTAAAAGTTACCACGATTCACAACGATAAGTTTGATCTCGACAGTCTTAAGGAATATTTGCCATTGTTCGACTGTATAGTTGTTGGTCCTGGTCCTGGTAATCCCATTAACGGTGCTAAGGATGTGGGTGTGATCGATGCCTTGTTCAAGAATGGCCACGATCCTACCATAAATCAAATCCCATTGCTGGGTATATGTCTGGGATTTCAGGCCATGTGTCTACATGAGGGTGCTGTTATTGAAGAGTTGCATACTATCAAGCATGGCCAAGTTTACCCGATGGCGTTAGCTGATGATCAGCAATGCGACATATTTAAGGGATATCCACAGGAATTCAAATCCGTCAGGTACCACTCTTTACAAGTAAAGACTGTTACTGACTCATTGTTACCGCTAGCTTACActaatgatgaaaatgggAAGATACTAATGGCTGCCAAGGTCAAGAATAGGGAATGGTATGGTGTCCAGTATCATCCAGAATCATGCTGTTCGGAGTTAGGTCAGATTTTGATCAGCAACTTTCTAGATATTGCCCATAAGCATAACGTTATCAGTGGAAGGAGAGCTACCAAGGAATTACTCTGTGCAGACAACTCTACTTTACAGAACATTGAGTACTTGAACCACACCATTGATCTAAGTAGCATATTTGTTAGTGACTCATTGCCCTTAGATGTAAAGTCTCCAAGACTCGCTATGGAAGAGTATgacattgaagaaacaCCAAATGTGACGTTTAAGTTAGCAGAGCTAATAGACTCTcacaaatttatatttgcATCCTCCTCTCTAAGTGAAAACAGAGGAGAATGGTCAATTATTGCATTGCCGGATTCAAATTCACCAGTGTTTTCTCATTATGTCAATTACAATAAGACCGTATGTCACAGATGGAGATCAGAACATGTGAAGAAGCAGGATATATTAGAATGTTTCCGTGGTGGTAGTGACGCCAGGGTTAACGAACATTTGACAGTGATTGATGAGGACAAGGATAAATTTTGGTGTACCCTGGGTGCTTTTATGAAGGATCTGCTGGTAGAAGAGCATACAGATATGCCATTTATTGGAGGTTTGTTAGGTATTCTTGGATATGAGATGGGTAATGATGTGGAGAATATTTACGATGATAGAGAGCTGACTGATATCATACCAAGACCTGATGCGAAGCTTATTTATATCGAAAACACGCTATTGATCAATCATAAGGAAGGTAAACTGTACTTGATATCTTTGAGAGATCAGTTCCCACAAGACATAAAGGAACGAGTTAGTAAATATGTTACACAGAGTGTTAAGGAAGACTTGCATTGGCCGGATAGGCTCCCTGAAGGCATTAACTATGATATTGAGATGCCAAAGCTGGAAGAATACAAAGAGGCCTTTGAAGAGTGTCAAAGGATCATGCATCGTGGTGACTCATATGAGATATGTTTGACCACACAAACAAGGATTAACATGGAGACAGTGTTGGAACCATGGAGAATATTTCAGACACTGGTCCAGCGAAACCCGGCTCCATTTTCCAGCTATTTGGAGTTCAGTGATATCGTGGATAACCACGACTCGAATCTATGCTTTATCAGTACATCACCTGAGAGGTTTTTGAGGTGGGACCAAGATAGTTGTGAGTTAAGACCCATTAAGGGCACAGTGAAGAAAGGGCCAGATATGGACCTCGAGAAAGCCACTGCAATATTAAAAACACCAAAGGAGTTTGGTGAAAATCTGATGATTCTTGACTTGATTCGAAATGATCTTTACCAGCTACTGCCAGACGTCAAAGTGGAAGAGTTTATGTCTGTAGAGGAATACGCGACCGTGTACCAACTAGTGAGTGTTGTCAAGGCCCGCGGAATCCAGTCCCCTACACGCCATAATCGCCAGTACAGCGGTATGGATATACTAAGACACTCTTTACCTCCGGGATCCATGACAGGGGCACCAAAGAAGATTACAGTGGAATATCTCTACCGTGACTTGGAACGCAAACTGAACCGCCACGTCTACAGCGGG
This is a stretch of genomic DNA from Nakaseomyces glabratus chromosome M, complete sequence. It encodes these proteins:
- the HUB1 gene encoding ubiquitin-like protein HUB1 (CAGL0M10912g~Ortholog(s) have protein tag activity, role in cell morphogenesis involved in conjugation with cellular fusion, cellular protein modification process, mRNA cis splicing, via spliceosome and cytosol, mating projection, nucleus localization), with the translated sequence MIEVLVNDRLGKKIRVKCLEDDTVGDFKKVLSVQLGMQPSKIVLQKGGSVLKDHITLYDYEVHDNTNLELYYS
- the ABZ1 gene encoding 4-amino-4-deoxychorismate synthase (CAGL0M10934g~Ortholog(s) have 4-amino-4-deoxychorismate synthase activity, role in para-aminobenzoic acid biosynthetic process and cytosol, nucleus localization) is translated as MHINVLFIDSYDSFTYNVVRLIEEQSVEGLGVKVTTIHNDKFDLDSLKEYLPLFDCIVVGPGPGNPINGAKDVGVIDALFKNGHDPTINQIPLLGICLGFQAMCLHEGAVIEELHTIKHGQVYPMALADDQQCDIFKGYPQEFKSVRYHSLQVKTVTDSLLPLAYTNDENGKILMAAKVKNREWYGVQYHPESCCSELGQILISNFLDIAHKHNVISGRRATKELLCADNSTLQNIEYLNHTIDLSSIFVSDSLPLDVKSPRLAMEEYDIEETPNVTFKLAELIDSHKFIFASSSLSENRGEWSIIALPDSNSPVFSHYVNYNKTVCHRWRSEHVKKQDILECFRGGSDARVNEHLTVIDEDKDKFWCTLGAFMKDLLVEEHTDMPFIGGLLGILGYEMGNDVENIYDDRELTDIIPRPDAKLIYIENTLLINHKEGKLYLISLRDQFPQDIKERVSKYVTQSVKEDLHWPDRLPEGINYDIEMPKLEEYKEAFEECQRIMHRGDSYEICLTTQTRINMETVLEPWRIFQTLVQRNPAPFSSYLEFSDIVDNHDSNLCFISTSPERFLRWDQDSCELRPIKGTVKKGPDMDLEKATAILKTPKEFGENLMILDLIRNDLYQLLPDVKVEEFMSVEEYATVYQLVSVVKARGIQSPTRHNRQYSGMDILRHSLPPGSMTGAPKKITVEYLYRDLERKLNRHVYSGSRGIYSGVTGYWSVNGNGDWSVNIRCMYSYNSGSSWQLGAGGAITVLSTAEGEQEEMFTKLESALQIFT
- the PPG1 gene encoding putative serine/threonine-protein kinase PPG1 (CAGL0M10890g~Ortholog(s) have protein serine/threonine phosphatase activity); protein product: MELDECLERLYRGQLLPEVTVQALCFKLKELLVRESNVIHIRTPVTVVGDMHGQFHDMLEIFEIGGRVPDTNYLFLGDYVDRGLYSVETMMLLVVLKLRYPSRIHLLRGNHESRQITQSYGFYTECLNKYGGSPKVWQYITDLFDYLVLCCIIDDEIFCVHGGLSPNVQTIDQIRIIDRFREIPHDGAMADLVWSDPEDDEKILDKSPSDLDYYTAHLSSSQHFQVSPRGAGYTFGRSVVEKFLHSNNMSRIYRAHQLCNEGYQVYFNGLVTTVWSAPNYCYRCGNKASILELYSKDNFYFNVFEEAPENKQLNENANQIINTKAIQDYFGSSSNLESEPTQVDLFSDEYQAKYAMSRHVEYFL